Below is a genomic region from Streptomyces sp. NBC_00461.
ACAAGAGTTCACAGCCAGAGATTTACCGGGCATCCTGCGCAGGGCGTCGCGGCGCCGTTCCGGCCTTGTGGCGCCGCGCTGGCTCCCATCTGGCCTGTGTGTTCACGGAACCCGCGGGTGGGGGCGACGCGCCGCGGCAGCTTACGATTCGGCAACGGGAGGCGCGCCCCTGGTGCCCATCGCCGCACATCGGCCCATCCGTAGGCCGACTCCACCCGCTCTCACCAGGGCAGGGAGGCTTGTGGTTCGCCTATGGATTCATCGGATGGCGGATTGGGTGCCCACCTCTCCGGTCGCGTGTGATGGCGGGAGATGTGCCCCTTGTGCGGCTTGACCGGCAACGCCCGAGAAATACATCCGAGGAATCCATTGCCAGGGGTGATCTCTGCGATCTAAGGTCTCCGTGCCGTCATTCATCCGATGACTGGTGAGGCGCAGGAGCGAGGCTCTTCGAGACCTCCCGTCCGGCGCATCGCAGGCGGCCCGGCCCGCGGCCGGCCACCTCTGAGACGAAACCCGCATGGCAAGGGAGCTCCCCCAGTGAAACTGCTACGAGTCGGCGCCCCCGGTGAGGAGCGGCCGGCCGTCCGCACCGACGACGGCCGACTGCTGGACCTGTCCTCCGTGACCCCGGACATCGACGGCGCCTTCCTCGCCTCCGGGGGAGTCGACCGGGCCCGCGCGGCTGTCACGGCGGGAGAGCTGCCCCGACTCGACCCGGAGGGTCTGCGCGTCGGCGCACCCGTCGCCCGCCCCGGCAAGATCGTCTGCGTCGGTCTGAACTACCGCGACCACGCCGCCGAGACCGGCGCGGCGATCCCCGCCCGCCCGGTGGTCTTCATGAAGGACCCGGGGACGGTCGTCGGCCCGTACGACGAGGTGCTGATCCCCCGGGGGTCGGTGAAGACCGACTGGGAGGTCGAACTCGCCGTCGTCATCGGACAGCGGGCCCGCTACCTCGACGGACCCGAGGCCGCGCGGAACGTGATCGCGGGATACGCGATCAGCCATGACGTCTCGGAGCGCGAGTTCCAGCTGGAGTACTCCTCGCAGTGGGACCTGGGCAAGTCCTGCGAGACCTTCAACCCGCTCGGTCCGTGGCTGGTCACCGCCGACGAGGCCGGCGACCCGCAGAACCTCGGCCTGCACCTGAGCGTCAACGGCGTGAAGCGGCAGGACGGCCACACCAGCGACATGATCTTCCCGGTCGAGCACATCGTGTCGTACCTGAGCCAGTACATGGTCCTGGAGCCGGGTGACGTGATCAACACCGGTACGCCCGCGGGCGTGGCCCTCGGCCTTCCCGGCACCCCCTTCCTGCGATCCGGCGACACCGTCGAGCTCTCCGTCGACGGCCTCGGCAGCCAGCGCCAGACCTTCGCCCAAGCGTGAAAGGCACCACCACCGTGACTGCAAACTCCGCCCGGATCACGGCCGTCGACACCTATGACGTCCGCTTCCCCACCTCGCGGGAACTGGACGGGTCCGACGCCATGAACCCGGACCCCGACTACTCCGCCGCCTATGCGGTGCTGCGCACCGACGCCGGCGACGGACACGAAGGCCACGGCTTCACCTTCACCATCGGACGCGGCAACGACGTCCAGGTCGCCGCGATCGACGCCCTGCGGCCCCATCTCGTGGGCCGCAGCGTCCAGGAGCTGTGCGCCGACCCCGGCTCCGTCAGCCGCGACCTGATCGGTGACAGTCAGCTGCGCTGGCTGGGACCCGAGAAGGGCGTGATGCACATGGCGATCGGCGCCGTCGTCAACGCCGTGTGGGACCTCGCCGCCAAGCGCGCCGGACAGCCCCTGTGGCGGCTGCTCGCCCACGCCGACCCCGAGTGGCTGGTCTCCCAGGTCGACTTCCGCTACATCGCCGACGTCCTCACCCCCGAGGACGCCCTCCAACTGCTGCGCGACGGCAGAGACGGGGTCGCGGAGCGCGAGGCCGTCCTGCTGGAGCGCGGCTACCCCGGCTACACCACCTCCCCGGGCTGGCTGGGCTACTCCGACGACAAGCTCACCCGGCTGGCCAAGCAGGCCGTCGCCGACGGCTTCACCCAGATCAAGCTCAAGGTCGGCGCGGACCTGGCCGACGACATCCGGCGCCTGCGTACCGCCCGTACCGCCGTCGGCGACGGCATCCGCATCGCCATCGACGCCAACCA
It encodes:
- a CDS encoding fumarylacetoacetate hydrolase family protein, with translation MKLLRVGAPGEERPAVRTDDGRLLDLSSVTPDIDGAFLASGGVDRARAAVTAGELPRLDPEGLRVGAPVARPGKIVCVGLNYRDHAAETGAAIPARPVVFMKDPGTVVGPYDEVLIPRGSVKTDWEVELAVVIGQRARYLDGPEAARNVIAGYAISHDVSEREFQLEYSSQWDLGKSCETFNPLGPWLVTADEAGDPQNLGLHLSVNGVKRQDGHTSDMIFPVEHIVSYLSQYMVLEPGDVINTGTPAGVALGLPGTPFLRSGDTVELSVDGLGSQRQTFAQA
- a CDS encoding L-fuconate dehydratase yields the protein MTANSARITAVDTYDVRFPTSRELDGSDAMNPDPDYSAAYAVLRTDAGDGHEGHGFTFTIGRGNDVQVAAIDALRPHLVGRSVQELCADPGSVSRDLIGDSQLRWLGPEKGVMHMAIGAVVNAVWDLAAKRAGQPLWRLLAHADPEWLVSQVDFRYIADVLTPEDALQLLRDGRDGVAEREAVLLERGYPGYTTSPGWLGYSDDKLTRLAKQAVADGFTQIKLKVGADLADDIRRLRTARTAVGDGIRIAIDANQRWNVGDAIEWTKALAEYDPYWIEEPTSPDDVLGHAAVRQAVAPVKVATGEHVQNRIVFKQLLQAGAIDVLQIDAARVGGVNENLAILLLAAKFGVPVCPHAGGVGLCELVQHLSMFDYLALSGTTENRVIEYVDHLHQHFTAPVVIRDGHYTAPLAAGFSATMREESIAEFRYPDGTFWLADGAAQGEQGETA